A stretch of the Nomascus leucogenys isolate Asia unplaced genomic scaffold, Asia_NLE_v1 Super-Scaffold_241, whole genome shotgun sequence genome encodes the following:
- the LOC115833535 gene encoding extensin-like: MCQGRGRERQARDIPRILGKRTFGSYLISAPGLSRSHPCPGTVSPQALLLTQVPPFQCPTHLCTGHTPILRLPLQGSIPYPGPTSPRFHPSPRSHLSKVPPLIQVPPLQGSTPHPGPTSPRFHPSPRSHLSKAPPLTQVPPLQGSTPHPGPTSPRFHPSSRSHLSKVPPLIQVPPLQGSTPHPGPTSPRFHPSSRSHLSKVPPLTQVPPLPQVPPLQGPVPHPGPTSPQLYPLPGSTSPRPHPSLRSPLSKAPPLTQGPIHLCPHPRHRPSS; encoded by the exons ATGTGTCAGGGAAGGGGACGGGAGAGGCAGGCCAGGGACATCCCCAGAATCCTTGGCAAGAGGACATTTGGGTCCTACCTCATCTCAGCACCAGGTCTCTCAAGGTCCCACCCCTGTCCAGGGACAGTCTCTCCACAGGCCCTGCTCCTCACCCAGGTCCCACCTTTCCAATGCCCCACCCACCTATGCACAGGCCACACCCCTATCCTGAGACTACCTCTGCAAGGCTCCATCCCTTACCCAG GTCCCACCTCTCCAAGGTTCCACCCCTCACCCAGGTCCCACCTCTCCAAGGTTCCACCCCTCATCCAGGTCCCACCTCTCCAAGGTTCCACCCCTCATCCAGGTCCCACCTCTCCAAGGTTCCACCCCTCACCCAGGTCCCACCTCTCCAAGGCTCCACCCCTCACCCAGGTCCCACCTCTCCAAGGTTCCACCCCTCACCCAGGTCCCACCTCTCCAAGGTTCCACCCCTCATCCAGGTCCCACCTCTCCAAGGTTCCACCCCTCATCCAGGTCCCACCTCTCCAAGGTTCCACCCCTCATCCAGGTCCCACCTCTCCAAGGTTCCACCCCTCATCCAGGTCCCACCTCTCCAAGGTTCCACCCCTCACCCAGGTCCCACCTCTCCCCCAGGTCCCACCTCTCCAAGGCCCGGTGCCTCACCCGGGTCCCACCTCTCCACAGCTCTACCCTCTCCCAGGTTCTacttctccaaggccccaccccTCACTCAGGTCCCCCCTCTCCAAGGCTCCACCCCTCACCCAAGGCCCCATCCACCTATGCCCTCATCCTAGGCATAGGCCCTCATCCTAG